The Thiomicrorhabdus aquaedulcis sequence AAATGCGTCTAAAGCTTAATTTTGTGATTTAAATATAAAATAGAAAAAAGCGTATGACCAGGCCTGGTCAAACGCTTAAAGCCTAAATTGCTTAGATATTTTAAACAGCGTTATATTAACGCTGTTTTTTATGTGGCGGTTTAACTGTGTGACTTACCGTGTAAAAAAAGAGATTGTTACATGTCAAAAAAATCACACCATTTTGTAGCCACACCCTCATTAAAACAATTGCTTAAAAATCCTATTTTACTATTAGGGTTTGGATTAGGTTCGGGCTTGGCAAAAGTAGGGCCCGGGACAGCAGGAACCTTACTGGGACTTTTGTTGTTTTTACCCCTGTTGCTCTGGAATGAATACTGGGCATGGGGTGTGTTTATAATGGCGTTGCTTGGTGGTTCTTACATTTGCGCCGAGTCGTCACGCTGGTTGGGTGTGCATGACCACGGCGGGATTGTGTGGGATGAGTTTGTAGGCATTTGGCTGGTACTGTTATGTCTGCCTGAACAAAGCTGGGTTTATTGGTTAGCGGCTTTTGGGTTATTTAGAGTGTTTGACATTTTAAAACCCTGGCCAATTAATTGGATTGATCAACGTGTTTCAGGTGGTTTTGGCATACTGTTAGATGACCTAGTGGCCGCTGTTTTTGCGTTAGGCGCGATTTGGATTGGGTTTTATGTTTTGGCATTTGTATAAAGTTAAGGTATATTACGCCAAAATACTGTGTAAATTTTGGGAGAGAGAATAAAAAATGTTTATTGCATGCGATGACGCTAAGCGTTTAATTAAAGAAAAAAAAGCCCAGTTGGTCGATG is a genomic window containing:
- a CDS encoding phosphatidylglycerophosphatase A; protein product: MSKKSHHFVATPSLKQLLKNPILLLGFGLGSGLAKVGPGTAGTLLGLLLFLPLLLWNEYWAWGVFIMALLGGSYICAESSRWLGVHDHGGIVWDEFVGIWLVLLCLPEQSWVYWLAAFGLFRVFDILKPWPINWIDQRVSGGFGILLDDLVAAVFALGAIWIGFYVLAFV